One genomic segment of Procambarus clarkii isolate CNS0578487 chromosome 34, FALCON_Pclarkii_2.0, whole genome shotgun sequence includes these proteins:
- the LOC138371076 gene encoding adhesive plaque matrix protein-like produces the protein MMNYLELFIFEQKNRCYNRQIEEKGNFQTQTFKHHPPTADYLTTHPQQTSTLPTYSRLPHYPPTADFHTNHLQQTVSPPPTAEFHTTHLQQTVSPPPTAEFHTTHLQQTATPPTYSRLPHHPPTGDFHTTHPQQTASPPTYSRLSHHAPTADCLTTYP, from the coding sequence ATGATGAATTACTTGGAATTATTTATTTTCGAGCAGAAAAATAGATGTTATAATCGTCAGATTGAGGAGAAAGGAAATTTCCAAACGCAGACTTTtaaacaccacccacctacagcaGACTATCTTACTACCCACCCACAGCAGACTTCTACACTACCCACTTACAGCAGACTGCCACACTACCCACCTACAGCAGACTTCCACACCAACCACCTACAGCAGACAGTCTCACCACCCCCTACAGCAGAAttccacaccacccacctacagcaGACAGTCTCACCACCCCCTACAGCAGAAttccacaccacccacctacagcaGACTgctacaccacccacctacagcagacttccacaccacccacctacaggagacttccacaccacccacccacagcagactgcctcaccacccacctacaGCAGACTGTCTCACCACGCACCTACAGCAGACTGTCTCACCACCTACCCATAG